CACCTCAACTATTATGTTGGTCAAACTGTCAAGTAAATATTCTTTGCATTTATCTATTGCAATTATACATTTCCTTTGGTAGAATGATTTTTGTTGTATTAACAAATGAAAAATATTGAGAAGATATCATCTCGTACCTTATTTAGGAGGTGAAAGTAATGCCAAATATTAAATCTGCAATCAAACGCGTTAAAGTTGCTGAAAAAGCAAACACTGCAAACTCTCAAGCAAAATCTGCTATGCGTACTACTGTGAAAAAAGCTGAACAAGCTTTAGCTGCTGGTGCTGATAATGCACAAGAATTAGTAGTTGCTGCTCATAAAGCTCTTGATACAGCGGCTTCAAAAGGCCTTATCCATAAAAACGTGGCTAGCCGTAAAAAATCACGTTTAGCTAAAAAAGCAAACTAAGGTTTATTTTGAACCTTAAAATAAAAAACCATCCTCTTTATGAGATGGTTTTTTTATTTTCATTTATAATGCTTTTAGTAAAAACATTTCTAAATACCGTTCCCGATTTCCACTAACCGATTTTAACATCAAATCGATCTCCGATAATTTATGTAAGGCTTTTAATAAGCGTTCTTCACTTGGTTTATTTTTTTGTTCCACCATTAGTTTTACACGGTACGGATGTATTTTTAATTGTTTCGCAATTTGCGAAGGATGATAGCCTTTTTTTTGTAAATAATAAACGTTATTCATTGTGCGAATATTAGATGCAAGAAGTCCCACTAGCATGATTGGTTCTTCTTTTTGACGCAATAAATCGTGATA
Above is a genomic segment from Lysinibacillus sp. PLM2 containing:
- the rpsT gene encoding 30S ribosomal protein S20, with protein sequence MPNIKSAIKRVKVAEKANTANSQAKSAMRTTVKKAEQALAAGADNAQELVVAAHKALDTAASKGLIHKNVASRKKSRLAKKAN